Proteins encoded within one genomic window of Jiangella mangrovi:
- a CDS encoding helicase HerA-like domain-containing protein yields the protein MLLWVRDRAEDVVSAVRQGYAFDGACLELGALVADGAPRADVPVRVPLAMLNRHGLVAGATGTGKTKTLQVMAEQLAAAGVPVFAADIKGDLSGLASPGAPDEKIEARADAVGQEWSPTAFPVELLRLGDDGVGVPVRASVTSFGPTLLAKVLELNATQESSLGLVFHYADTAGLPLVELSDLRAVIQHLTSAEGKQDLEGLGGLSKQTAGVILRELVNFSASGADTFFGEPEFEVASLLRVGVDGRGIITLLELPGVQDRPVLFSTFLMWLLAELFEELPEVGDLDKPKLVFFFDEAHLLFKDASKDFLSALIQTVRLIRSKGVGVFFVTQSPKDVHEDVLAQLGSRVQHQLRAFTPNDAAALKAAVRTYPTSSYDLEELLTTLGIGEAVVTVMSEKGAPTPVAHTMLRAPQSLMAPSSPEVLAGLVAASPLAATYGERIDRESAYELLTGRIAAGPGDPLEAPEVLTKEQEIERLEAEIRGLPVPGTVPTEPQPTPSSTRKPPRKPPRKARASADSPLDAFLTTAGRELAKEIVRGVFGTRRRR from the coding sequence ATGCTGCTCTGGGTGCGGGACAGGGCTGAGGACGTCGTGTCGGCGGTGCGGCAGGGGTACGCGTTCGACGGCGCCTGCCTCGAGTTGGGCGCCCTGGTGGCAGACGGCGCACCGCGCGCCGACGTCCCGGTGCGGGTGCCGCTGGCCATGCTCAACCGGCACGGACTGGTCGCGGGCGCGACGGGCACCGGCAAGACCAAGACCCTGCAGGTCATGGCCGAACAGCTCGCCGCGGCCGGCGTCCCGGTGTTCGCGGCGGACATCAAGGGCGACCTCTCGGGACTGGCCTCGCCGGGCGCTCCGGACGAGAAGATCGAGGCCCGAGCGGACGCCGTCGGGCAGGAATGGTCGCCGACGGCATTCCCGGTCGAGCTGCTCCGCCTGGGCGACGACGGCGTGGGCGTGCCGGTCCGCGCGTCGGTGACGTCGTTCGGCCCGACGCTGCTGGCGAAGGTCCTCGAGCTGAACGCGACGCAGGAGAGCTCGCTCGGCCTGGTGTTCCACTACGCCGACACCGCCGGGCTGCCGCTGGTCGAGCTGTCGGACCTGCGGGCGGTGATCCAGCACCTCACGTCGGCCGAGGGGAAGCAGGACCTCGAGGGGCTCGGCGGGCTGTCGAAGCAGACGGCCGGCGTCATCCTGCGCGAACTGGTCAACTTCTCCGCGTCGGGCGCCGACACGTTCTTCGGCGAGCCGGAGTTCGAGGTCGCGTCGCTGTTGCGGGTCGGCGTCGACGGGCGCGGCATCATCACGCTGCTCGAGCTGCCCGGGGTGCAGGACCGGCCGGTGCTGTTCTCGACGTTCCTCATGTGGCTGCTGGCCGAGCTGTTCGAGGAGCTGCCCGAGGTCGGCGATCTCGACAAGCCCAAGCTGGTGTTCTTCTTCGACGAGGCGCACCTGCTGTTCAAGGACGCGTCGAAGGACTTCCTGTCTGCGCTCATCCAAACGGTGCGGCTGATCCGCTCCAAGGGCGTCGGCGTCTTCTTCGTCACCCAGTCGCCGAAGGACGTGCACGAGGACGTGCTGGCGCAGCTCGGCAGCCGGGTGCAGCACCAGCTGCGGGCGTTCACGCCGAACGACGCGGCCGCGCTGAAGGCGGCGGTGCGCACCTACCCGACGTCGTCCTACGATCTCGAGGAGCTGCTGACGACGCTCGGCATCGGCGAGGCGGTCGTCACGGTGATGTCCGAGAAGGGGGCGCCGACGCCGGTCGCGCACACGATGCTCCGCGCGCCGCAGTCGCTGATGGCGCCGTCGTCGCCCGAGGTGCTCGCGGGGCTGGTCGCGGCGTCGCCGCTGGCCGCGACATATGGCGAGCGCATCGACCGCGAGTCGGCGTACGAGCTGCTCACCGGCCGCATCGCCGCCGGTCCGGGTGACCCCTTGGAAGCTCCCGAGGTGCTCACGAAGGAGCAGGAGATCGAGCGGCTTGAGGCGGAGATCCGCGGCCTCCCGGTCCCCGGCACGGTGCCGACGGAGCCGCAGCCGACGCCGTCGTCGACCCGGAAGCCGCCCAGGAAGCCGCCCCGGAAGGCGAGGGCGAGCGCGGACAGCCCGCTCGACGCCTTCCTCACGACGGCCGGGCGCGAGCTGGCGAAAGAGATCGTCCGCGGCGTCTTCGGCACCCGCCGCCGGCGCTGA
- a CDS encoding RNA polymerase sigma factor, whose translation MTDARAAVAEAFRAEWGRIVAGLIARTGDWDLAEECTADAFAAALESWPRDGVPDRPGAWLTTTARNRAVDRLRRARVGEAKLRLLAATATADGPTDEPSSDHSGGDSEPHDDRLRLLYTCCHPALGFEAQVALALRTLTGLTTTEIARAFLVPKATMAKRLVRAKQKIRVAGIPYRVPPPHQLPERTGAVLGVVYLLFNEGYGATSGDGLMRPELTREALRLAGLVADLMPDQPEALGLLALLRLHEARAATRIGADGELVPLEEQDRTAWNHATIADAVGLLQRALRRERPGPYQLQAMIAACHTAAVRAEDTDWARIVRLYDQLLDHVPSPVVRLNRAVAVAMADGPEAGLALVDAVAPDLGDYPLLPATRADLLRRAGRRREAAEEYRRALAAAGNDGERRYLTRRLAELDP comes from the coding sequence ATGACCGACGCGCGGGCGGCGGTCGCCGAGGCGTTCCGGGCCGAGTGGGGCCGGATCGTCGCGGGGCTGATCGCCCGCACCGGCGACTGGGACCTCGCCGAGGAGTGCACCGCCGACGCGTTCGCTGCGGCCCTCGAGTCCTGGCCGCGCGACGGCGTCCCGGACCGGCCGGGCGCCTGGCTCACCACGACGGCGCGGAATCGGGCCGTCGACCGGCTGCGGCGGGCGAGGGTCGGGGAGGCGAAGCTCCGGCTCCTTGCGGCGACGGCGACCGCGGACGGGCCGACGGACGAGCCGTCGAGCGACCACTCGGGCGGCGACAGCGAGCCGCACGACGACCGGCTCCGCCTCCTCTACACCTGCTGCCACCCGGCGTTGGGCTTCGAGGCTCAGGTCGCGCTCGCGCTGCGCACCCTGACCGGCCTGACGACCACGGAGATCGCGCGGGCGTTCCTCGTGCCCAAGGCGACCATGGCCAAGCGGCTGGTCCGCGCCAAGCAGAAGATCCGCGTGGCCGGCATCCCGTACCGCGTCCCACCGCCGCACCAGCTGCCCGAGCGCACCGGCGCGGTCCTCGGCGTCGTGTACCTGCTGTTCAACGAGGGCTACGGCGCCACCAGCGGTGACGGCCTCATGCGCCCGGAGCTCACCCGCGAGGCGCTCCGGCTGGCCGGCCTGGTCGCCGACCTGATGCCGGACCAGCCCGAGGCGCTCGGCCTGCTCGCGCTGCTCCGGCTGCACGAGGCCCGGGCCGCGACCCGGATCGGCGCCGACGGCGAGCTCGTCCCGCTGGAGGAGCAGGACCGCACCGCCTGGAACCACGCGACCATCGCCGACGCCGTCGGGCTGCTGCAGCGGGCGCTGCGCCGCGAGCGGCCGGGCCCGTACCAGCTCCAGGCGATGATCGCCGCCTGCCATACGGCCGCCGTCCGGGCCGAGGACACCGACTGGGCGCGCATCGTGCGGCTCTACGACCAGCTGCTCGACCACGTGCCGTCGCCGGTGGTGCGGCTGAACCGCGCGGTCGCCGTCGCCATGGCGGACGGGCCGGAGGCGGGACTCGCGCTGGTCGACGCCGTCGCGCCGGACCTGGGCGACTACCCGCTGCTGCCGGCGACGCGGGCGGACCTGCTGCGCCGGGCCGGCCGGCGCCGCGAGGCGGCCGAGGAGTACCGCCGAGCCCTGGCGGCGGCCGGCAACGACGGCGAGCGCCGCTACCTGACCCGCCGGCTGGCCGAGCTCGATCCGTAG
- a CDS encoding YciI family protein yields the protein MRYLLLISADEALEPEVISDEGLRRFHEWFADLERRGVLRGHEGLHPSSMATTVRVRDGEVLLTDGPFMETKDQIGGFALIECADLDEAVEIAAGHPAARFGQVEIRPVR from the coding sequence ATCCGGTACCTGCTCCTGATCAGCGCCGACGAGGCGCTCGAGCCGGAAGTCATCAGCGACGAAGGGCTCCGCCGCTTCCACGAGTGGTTCGCCGACCTGGAGCGACGGGGGGTGCTGCGCGGCCACGAGGGCCTGCACCCCAGCAGCATGGCGACCACGGTGCGGGTCCGCGACGGCGAGGTGCTGCTGACCGACGGGCCGTTCATGGAGACGAAGGACCAGATCGGCGGGTTCGCGCTGATCGAGTGCGCCGACCTGGACGAGGCGGTCGAGATCGCCGCCGGGCACCCGGCCGCCAGGTTCGGGCAGGTCGAGATCCGCCCGGTCCGATGA
- a CDS encoding alpha/beta fold hydrolase, with protein sequence MQTTTSADGTTIAYELSGSGSPIVFVSGAFNDRHTLAPVAAELASSHTVLCYDRRGRGDSGDVAPYAVEREIEDLAAVLSVVGGSAAVFGFSSGANLGLLAAARGVPVTSLIMYEVPFAFDDADRRPADLPARLSSLIAAGRRADAVTTFQLEGIGLPPEMVAGIRQAPFFPALEAIAHTVVYDAQVAGRPYDRPTPEMRAVDVPILVLTGKETWPVLARAAEELPSLLVNARAETVAGGENHTISPAETAAAVRDFLGG encoded by the coding sequence ATGCAGACCACGACCTCCGCCGACGGCACCACGATCGCCTACGAGCTCAGCGGCTCCGGCTCGCCGATCGTCTTCGTGTCCGGCGCGTTCAACGACCGGCACACGCTGGCTCCCGTGGCCGCTGAACTGGCGTCGTCGCACACCGTCCTCTGTTACGACCGGCGCGGTCGGGGTGACAGCGGGGACGTGGCGCCGTACGCGGTGGAGCGGGAGATCGAGGACCTGGCTGCCGTGCTGTCCGTCGTGGGCGGGTCCGCGGCGGTGTTCGGCTTCTCGTCCGGTGCGAACCTCGGGCTGCTCGCGGCTGCACGGGGAGTGCCGGTGACCTCGTTGATCATGTACGAAGTCCCCTTCGCCTTCGACGACGCGGACCGGCGGCCTGCGGATCTGCCGGCGCGGCTTTCGTCTCTGATCGCGGCCGGTCGGCGGGCCGACGCCGTCACGACGTTCCAGCTCGAGGGCATCGGCCTACCGCCGGAGATGGTGGCCGGGATCCGGCAGGCGCCGTTCTTCCCCGCGCTCGAGGCGATCGCCCACACTGTCGTCTACGACGCTCAGGTGGCGGGCCGGCCCTACGACCGGCCGACCCCCGAGATGCGGGCGGTCGACGTGCCGATCCTGGTGCTGACCGGCAAGGAGACCTGGCCTGTGCTGGCGCGCGCTGCCGAGGAGCTGCCGTCGCTGCTCGTGAACGCCCGCGCCGAGACCGTCGCCGGCGGCGAGAACCACACCATCTCCCCGGCCGAGACGGCGGCTGCGGTGCGGGACTTCCTCGGCGGGTGA
- a CDS encoding DNA polymerase III subunit gamma and tau, with translation MSSLALYRTYRPGRFADVVGQEHVTVPLMRALANDRVHHAYLFSGPRGCGKTSSARILARSLNCEKGPTDEPCGQCQSCLDLAPNGSGNIDVVELDAATHGLVDDARDLREKAHFAPVASRFKIYIIDEAHQLGPGAANALLKLIEEPPAHLKFIFATTAPDKIIGTIRSRTHHYPFRLIPTKTLQQNLGWICEQEGVPIEPAALALVARAGAGSARDAQSILGQLIAGAGDDGVTYDLAVALLGFTDAAMLDQVVEAISAGDGRSVYAAVDQVMDAGHDPRRFLTDLLERFRDLIVLRAAPDAVAEGLLDLPPEQAERMAIQAAQFGPSDLVRLAAVVDEGITAMKGATPTRLQLELVCARLLLPAADDTTSGVQARLDRVERRLTGGEPLPPASATAPAAEAVPAAPAEAPQPGVSRRAAAFARVNPQDSSSTTAAAAVPPAAAPAAPEPEPAPAPAEVAPPQPEPVAVAAEPAPVAAEPPAPEPEPAAEPPAAVEPPAPEPPAPEPQPAPSAPAYEAPAPADAAPTPPAPQPIPSAGAAGASGGVADLRRMWPEVLVRLKEIKRTPWSLISQESVVSDVTDGVLTLAFRQPTLRDTFARRADFQECLQQAIKEVLLLDLRIEAIVDPSADPSAQNRGGAAPAAPAAPPSAPATPSAPSAPAHPAPQATAQTAPEPQAPPSSPEGPGRAAAAKQAARRVKEQGGAAAGGAAAGAAGAAAAETYKATDDDADPNDEDLVDDGVSERELLERTLGATVIAEIEHE, from the coding sequence GTGTCGTCGCTCGCTCTGTATCGCACCTATCGGCCCGGCAGGTTCGCTGACGTCGTGGGGCAGGAGCATGTCACCGTCCCGCTGATGCGAGCGCTGGCCAACGACCGCGTCCACCATGCCTATCTCTTCTCCGGGCCACGCGGCTGCGGCAAGACCAGTTCCGCGCGCATCCTGGCTCGCTCGCTGAACTGCGAGAAGGGCCCGACGGACGAGCCGTGCGGTCAGTGCCAGTCGTGTCTCGACCTCGCGCCCAACGGGTCCGGCAACATCGACGTCGTCGAGCTGGACGCGGCCACGCACGGGCTGGTCGACGACGCTCGTGACCTGCGAGAGAAGGCGCATTTCGCGCCCGTCGCGTCGCGGTTCAAGATCTACATCATCGACGAGGCGCATCAGCTCGGGCCGGGCGCGGCGAACGCCCTGCTCAAGCTCATCGAAGAGCCGCCGGCGCACCTGAAGTTCATCTTCGCCACCACGGCGCCCGACAAGATCATCGGTACCATCCGGTCGCGCACGCACCACTACCCGTTCCGGCTCATCCCCACCAAGACGCTGCAGCAGAACCTCGGCTGGATCTGCGAGCAGGAGGGCGTCCCCATCGAGCCGGCGGCGCTCGCGCTGGTCGCCCGGGCCGGGGCGGGCTCGGCCCGCGACGCGCAGTCGATCCTCGGGCAGCTCATCGCCGGTGCGGGCGACGACGGCGTCACCTACGACCTCGCCGTGGCCCTGCTCGGGTTCACCGACGCCGCCATGCTCGACCAGGTCGTCGAGGCCATCTCCGCCGGTGACGGCCGGTCCGTGTACGCCGCGGTCGACCAGGTCATGGACGCCGGGCACGACCCCCGCCGTTTCCTCACCGACCTGCTCGAACGCTTCCGCGACCTCATCGTCCTGCGGGCCGCGCCCGACGCCGTCGCCGAGGGCCTGCTCGACCTCCCGCCCGAGCAGGCCGAACGTATGGCCATCCAGGCCGCACAGTTCGGCCCGTCCGACCTCGTGCGCCTCGCCGCCGTCGTCGACGAGGGCATCACCGCCATGAAGGGCGCCACTCCCACGCGGCTGCAGCTCGAGCTCGTCTGCGCCCGTCTGCTGCTCCCCGCTGCCGACGACACCACCTCCGGCGTCCAGGCCCGCCTCGACCGCGTCGAGCGCCGGCTCACCGGCGGCGAGCCGCTCCCGCCGGCCAGCGCTACCGCCCCCGCCGCCGAAGCGGTTCCGGCGGCCCCGGCCGAAGCTCCCCAGCCGGGCGTCTCCCGGCGCGCGGCCGCGTTCGCACGGGTCAACCCCCAAGACTCCTCATCGACGACGGCGGCAGCTGCGGTCCCGCCCGCGGCGGCTCCGGCGGCACCCGAACCCGAGCCCGCCCCGGCGCCCGCCGAGGTCGCGCCCCCGCAGCCCGAGCCGGTCGCCGTCGCCGCTGAGCCCGCACCGGTCGCCGCGGAACCGCCCGCTCCGGAACCCGAACCCGCCGCCGAGCCGCCCGCCGCCGTCGAACCGCCAGCCCCCGAACCGCCGGCCCCCGAACCGCAGCCGGCGCCGTCCGCCCCGGCCTACGAGGCCCCGGCCCCGGCTGACGCCGCACCCACACCGCCGGCGCCGCAGCCGATCCCGTCGGCCGGAGCCGCCGGCGCGTCCGGCGGGGTCGCCGACCTCCGCCGCATGTGGCCCGAGGTGCTGGTCCGCCTCAAGGAGATCAAGCGAACCCCGTGGAGCCTGATCTCCCAGGAGTCCGTCGTCTCCGACGTCACCGACGGCGTCCTGACGTTGGCGTTCCGGCAGCCGACGCTGCGCGACACGTTCGCCCGGCGCGCCGACTTCCAAGAGTGCCTGCAGCAGGCCATCAAGGAGGTCCTGCTGCTCGACCTGCGCATCGAGGCCATCGTCGACCCGTCCGCCGACCCGTCGGCGCAGAACCGGGGCGGGGCCGCACCGGCCGCACCCGCGGCGCCGCCGTCCGCGCCCGCCACACCGTCCGCGCCGTCGGCCCCGGCCCACCCGGCGCCGCAGGCCACCGCGCAGACCGCGCCCGAACCGCAGGCGCCGCCGTCGTCGCCCGAAGGCCCCGGGCGAGCCGCCGCGGCCAAGCAGGCGGCCCGCAGGGTCAAGGAGCAGGGCGGCGCCGCGGCCGGCGGGGCGGCGGCGGGAGCAGCAGGGGCCGCGGCCGCCGAGACGTACAAGGCCACCGACGACGACGCCGACCCCAACGACGAGGACCTGGTCGACGACGGGGTGTCTGAGCGCGAGCTGCTCGAGCGGACCCTCGGCGCCACCGTCATCGCGGAGATCGAGCACGAGTGA
- a CDS encoding YbaB/EbfC family nucleoid-associated protein, with protein sequence MGQLLQQAQRMQEQLLSAQQDLSEAEATGSAGGGLVRATVTGAGELTDLQLDPSVVDPEDVETLADLIIAAVRDAHAEIQRQANEQLGAINADVAGMLGGAGGPGANPLAGLFGGGAPGGAPGGATPPSQDTVRGEIEGDDRPGHGN encoded by the coding sequence ATGGGCCAGCTGCTGCAGCAGGCGCAGCGCATGCAGGAGCAGCTGCTCTCGGCCCAGCAGGACCTCAGCGAGGCCGAGGCCACCGGCAGCGCCGGCGGCGGGCTGGTCCGCGCCACCGTCACCGGTGCCGGCGAGCTGACCGACCTGCAGCTCGACCCGTCCGTCGTCGACCCCGAGGACGTCGAGACGCTGGCCGACCTCATCATCGCCGCCGTCCGCGACGCGCACGCCGAGATCCAGCGGCAGGCCAACGAGCAGCTCGGCGCCATCAACGCCGACGTCGCCGGCATGCTCGGCGGGGCGGGCGGCCCCGGCGCCAACCCGCTCGCCGGCCTGTTCGGCGGCGGCGCACCCGGCGGTGCGCCCGGCGGCGCCACCCCGCCCTCGCAGGACACCGTCCGTGGCGAGATCGAGGGCGACGACCGCCCCGGCCATGGCAACTGA
- the recR gene encoding recombination mediator RecR has protein sequence MYEGVVQDLIDELGRLPGVGPKSAQRIAFHLLAADADDVRRLVSALTEVKEKVRFCTVCGNVAQQEQCRICLDPRRDPSVLCVVEEPKDVVAIERTREFRGRYHVLGGAISPIEGVGPDDLRVRELMTRLADDTVQEIILATDPNLEGEATATYLARMIKPMGLRVTRLASGLPVGGDLEYADEVTLGRAFEGRRLLDV, from the coding sequence ATGTACGAAGGCGTCGTCCAGGACCTCATCGACGAGTTGGGCCGGTTGCCCGGTGTCGGGCCCAAGAGCGCCCAGCGCATCGCGTTCCACCTGCTCGCCGCTGACGCCGACGACGTCCGCCGGCTGGTCTCGGCGCTGACCGAGGTGAAAGAGAAGGTGCGGTTCTGCACCGTCTGCGGCAACGTCGCCCAGCAGGAGCAGTGCCGCATCTGCCTCGACCCGCGCCGCGACCCGTCCGTGCTCTGCGTCGTCGAGGAGCCCAAGGACGTCGTCGCCATCGAGCGGACGCGCGAGTTCCGCGGCCGCTACCACGTGCTCGGCGGCGCCATCAGCCCCATCGAGGGCGTTGGTCCCGACGATCTGCGGGTACGAGAGCTCATGACCAGACTGGCCGACGACACCGTACAAGAGATCATCCTGGCCACCGACCCGAACCTCGAGGGCGAGGCGACGGCGACCTATCTCGCACGGATGATCAAGCCGATGGGGTTGCGCGTCACGCGGCTGGCCAGTGGACTGCCTGTGGGGGGTGATCTCGAGTATGCCGACGAGGTCACGTTGGGCCGCGCGTTCGAGGGACGGAGACTCCTGGATGTCTAG
- a CDS encoding DUF5063 domain-containing protein produces the protein MSSVVARPADDPATEYGDFAAEIADQIESFLLAVREIARGADPGSSLSLLLLEVSQLCLAGGRLGAISDVVPDERFEPDAGPDADVDELRLRIAALLEPVDGYVEVVDPVDPERGATGFRLSDDLASIAQDLLHGLSHYKDGRVIEALWWWQFSYLSSWGSTAGAALRALHSLIAHTRLDHHDEQIEVTQEELLPVQAEL, from the coding sequence ATGTCTAGCGTTGTTGCACGACCTGCCGACGACCCTGCCACCGAGTACGGCGACTTCGCCGCGGAGATCGCCGACCAGATCGAGAGCTTCCTGCTGGCCGTCCGCGAGATCGCCCGCGGCGCCGACCCCGGTAGCTCGCTCTCGCTGCTGCTGCTCGAGGTCAGCCAGTTGTGCTTGGCCGGCGGCCGCCTGGGCGCCATCAGCGACGTCGTCCCCGACGAGCGGTTCGAGCCCGACGCCGGCCCCGACGCCGACGTCGACGAGCTGCGGCTGCGCATCGCGGCCCTGCTCGAGCCCGTCGACGGGTACGTCGAGGTGGTCGACCCCGTCGACCCCGAGCGCGGCGCCACCGGCTTCCGGCTCTCCGACGACCTCGCGAGCATCGCGCAGGACCTGCTGCACGGCCTGTCCCACTACAAGGACGGCCGGGTCATCGAGGCGCTGTGGTGGTGGCAGTTCTCGTACCTGTCCTCGTGGGGCTCGACGGCGGGAGCGGCGCTGCGGGCGCTGCACTCACTGATCGCCCACACGCGCCTCGACCACCACGACGAGCAGATCGAGGTCACGCAGGAGGAGCTGCTCCCCGTCCAGGCCGAACTCTGA
- a CDS encoding aspartate kinase translates to MGLVVQKYGGSSVADAAAIKRVAQRIVATKKEGHEVVVVVSAMGDTTDELLDLAQQVSPLPPARELDMLLTSGERMSMALLAMAIGDLGHEARSFTGSQAGVITDSAHGRARIIDVTPGRIRQALDGGAIAIVAGFQGVSQDSKDITTLGRGGSDTTAVALAAALNADVCEIYTDVDGVFTADPRIVPVARRVPHITYEEMLEMAACGAKILHLRCVEYARRYGIPIHVRSSFSTLTGTWVSESQGSGQAVMEQPIISGVAHDRSEAKITVVGVPDKVGEAATIFSSVAAADVNIDMIVQNVSAVDTNRTDISFTLPASDGRKGVEALTAIQATVGFESLRYDDGIGKVSLIGAGMRSHPGVSAKFFSALADAGVNIEMISTSEIRISVVVRAADVDTAVTAIHRAFDLDSTQVEAVVYGGTGR, encoded by the coding sequence GTGGGGCTGGTTGTGCAGAAGTACGGGGGTTCCTCCGTCGCTGACGCCGCGGCCATCAAGCGGGTGGCGCAGCGCATCGTCGCCACCAAGAAGGAGGGCCACGAGGTCGTCGTGGTCGTCTCCGCCATGGGCGACACCACCGACGAGCTGCTCGACCTCGCCCAGCAGGTCTCGCCGCTGCCGCCCGCCCGCGAGCTCGACATGCTGCTCACGTCCGGCGAGCGCATGTCCATGGCGCTGCTGGCCATGGCCATCGGCGACCTCGGCCACGAGGCGCGCTCGTTCACCGGCAGCCAGGCCGGCGTCATCACCGACTCCGCACACGGCCGGGCCCGCATCATCGACGTCACGCCGGGTCGCATCCGGCAGGCGCTCGACGGCGGCGCCATCGCCATCGTCGCGGGCTTCCAGGGCGTCAGCCAGGACAGCAAGGACATCACCACGCTGGGCCGGGGCGGGTCCGACACCACCGCCGTCGCGCTGGCCGCGGCGCTGAACGCCGACGTGTGCGAGATCTACACCGACGTCGACGGCGTCTTCACCGCCGACCCCCGCATCGTCCCGGTCGCGCGCCGTGTCCCGCACATCACGTACGAAGAGATGCTCGAGATGGCGGCCTGTGGGGCGAAGATCCTGCACCTGCGCTGCGTCGAGTACGCGCGCCGCTACGGCATCCCCATCCACGTGCGATCCAGTTTCTCGACGCTCACCGGTACGTGGGTGTCCGAATCCCAGGGAAGTGGGCAGGCCGTCATGGAGCAGCCGATCATCTCCGGCGTCGCGCACGACCGCAGCGAGGCGAAGATCACCGTCGTGGGCGTCCCCGACAAGGTCGGCGAGGCCGCAACGATCTTCAGCTCGGTCGCCGCGGCCGACGTGAACATCGACATGATCGTGCAGAACGTCTCGGCCGTCGACACCAACCGCACCGACATCTCGTTCACGCTGCCCGCCAGTGACGGCCGCAAGGGCGTCGAGGCGCTGACGGCCATCCAGGCCACCGTCGGCTTCGAGTCGCTGCGCTACGACGACGGCATCGGCAAGGTGTCGCTCATCGGCGCCGGCATGCGCAGCCACCCGGGCGTGAGCGCCAAGTTCTTCAGCGCGCTGGCCGACGCCGGCGTGAACATCGAGATGATCTCGACCTCTGAGATCCGCATCTCGGTGGTCGTCCGCGCCGCCGACGTCGACACCGCGGTCACCGCCATCCACCGGGCCTTCGACCTCGACTCCACGCAGGTCGAGGCGGTCGTGTACGGGGGTACCGGGCGATGA
- a CDS encoding aspartate-semialdehyde dehydrogenase, which yields MSGQRPTLAVVGATGAVGTVMRDILSTRQNVWGEIRLIASARSAGRRLSVRGEEVEVQELTADVFDGVDVAMFDVPDEVSAEWAPVAAERGVVVVDNSGAFRMDPDVPLVVPEVNARMTRQRPKGIIANPNCTTLSMIVVLGALHAELGLTALTASSYQAASGAGQAGIDTLHDQINKVAGNRELGTHPGDVRRVVGSDLGPFPAPLALNVVPWAGSLKNDGWSSEELKIRNESRKILDLPDLKVSATCVRVPVVTTHSVAMHATFENEVTTERAWEILRDAPGVVLYDDPARGEFPTPADVVGTDPTWVGRIRRSLDDPNSLELFVCGDNLRKGAALNTAQIAELLAAEFTAA from the coding sequence ATGAGCGGCCAGCGTCCCACCCTCGCCGTCGTCGGTGCCACCGGCGCGGTCGGCACCGTCATGCGCGACATCCTCTCGACCCGGCAGAACGTCTGGGGCGAGATCCGGCTCATCGCGTCGGCCCGCTCGGCCGGTCGCCGCCTCTCCGTCCGCGGCGAGGAGGTCGAGGTCCAGGAGCTGACGGCCGACGTGTTCGACGGCGTCGACGTCGCCATGTTCGACGTCCCCGACGAGGTCTCCGCCGAGTGGGCGCCCGTCGCCGCCGAGCGCGGCGTCGTCGTGGTCGACAACTCCGGCGCGTTCCGCATGGACCCCGACGTCCCGCTGGTCGTGCCCGAGGTCAACGCGCGCATGACCCGTCAGCGCCCCAAGGGCATCATCGCCAACCCCAACTGCACCACGCTCTCGATGATCGTGGTGCTCGGTGCGCTGCACGCCGAGCTGGGGCTCACCGCGCTGACGGCGTCGTCCTACCAGGCCGCCTCCGGCGCCGGTCAGGCCGGCATCGACACCCTGCACGACCAGATCAACAAGGTCGCGGGCAACCGCGAGCTCGGCACCCACCCGGGCGACGTCCGCCGCGTCGTCGGCTCCGACCTCGGCCCGTTCCCGGCGCCGCTCGCGCTGAACGTCGTCCCGTGGGCCGGCTCGCTCAAGAACGACGGCTGGAGCTCCGAGGAGCTGAAGATCCGCAACGAGTCGCGGAAGATCCTCGACCTCCCCGACCTCAAGGTCTCGGCCACCTGCGTCCGGGTCCCCGTCGTCACCACCCACTCGGTGGCCATGCACGCGACCTTCGAGAACGAGGTCACGACGGAGCGCGCCTGGGAGATCCTGCGCGACGCGCCCGGCGTGGTCCTCTACGACGACCCCGCTCGCGGCGAGTTCCCCACCCCGGCCGACGTCGTGGGCACCGACCCCACGTGGGTCGGCCGCATCCGGCGCTCGCTCGACGACCCGAACTCGCTCGAGCTGTTCGTGTGCGGCGACAACCTCCGCAAGGGGGCGGCACTCAACACCGCGCAGATCGCAGAGCTGCTGGCGGCGGAGTTCACCGCCGCCTGA